A window of the Phaseolus vulgaris cultivar G19833 chromosome 5, P. vulgaris v2.0, whole genome shotgun sequence genome harbors these coding sequences:
- the LOC137833890 gene encoding uncharacterized protein, with protein sequence MAPPVFDGDNYQMWVIRMETYLEALDLWEAVEEDYEIQSLPENPTVAQIKSQKEKKMKRSKAKACLCCISYGVHKDNVLERMKESESVKEYSDRLLSIANKVRLLGSMLKDSRIVEKLLVTVPERFEATITTLENTKDL encoded by the exons ATGGCACCACCTGTCTTTGATGGAGACAATTATCAAATGTGGGTTATTCGTATGGAGACCTAcctagaagcattggatttatgGGAAGCTGTAGAAGAGGACTATGAAATTCAGTCCCTTCCAGAAAACCCTACTGTGGCACAAATAAAATCacagaaggaaaagaagatgaagagatCAAAGGCAAAAGCATGTCTATGTTGTATCTCTTATGGTGTTCACAAGGATAATGTCCTTGAA AGAATGAAGGAGTCAGAATCCGTAAAAGAGTACTCTGACAGACTTCTAAGCATTGCCAACAAAGTGAGGTTGCTTGGATCTATGTTAAAAGATTCAAGAATTGTGGAAAAACTGCTTGTAACGGTTCCAGAGAGGTTTGAAGCCACCATAACAACCCTAGAGAACACAAAGgacctataa